The genomic DNA aggcaggagaatcacttgaacctgggaggcggatgttgaagtgagctgagatcgggccactgcactccagcctgggtgacagagcaagactccctcgaaaaaacaaacaaacaaacaaacaaacaaacaaagacaaaaaattggAGAGGGCAGATCCCTTGGAGAGTGGATGGGAAATGGGGCCCAGAATTTGAGGAGGCTCTGAATGCATTGGAGTTGGATGGGACACTAGCCGATGTCAGTGGAGGAACCAGGCCCCTTCTGTTTGAAAAGGGGAGtgtctggccgggcgtggtggctcaggcctgtaacctcagcactttgggaggccaaggtgggcagatcactaggtcaagaaatcaagaccatcctggccaacatggtgaaaccctgtctccactgaaagtacaaaaattagctgggcatggtggtgcgtgcctgtagtcccagctagttaggagcctgaggcaggagaatcacttgaacctgggacacggaggttgcagtgagctgaggtcgtgccactgcactccagcctggtgacagagcaagattctgtctcaaaaaaataaaaaaatgaataaaatttttaaaagaaaaagaaaagggaagtgtCTGGAAACGTCAGACAATGCAGTGGCTGGAGTTCCTCCCTCATGTCTGCATCCTctctacacccccagccctgccagcaGCCTCAATGACAAAAGCACTACTCTCTCAACCCCAGTCCTTGCTCCTGCCCCGGGAATTTTGGCTCTGCTGATGTCAGCTCTTTCAGTGAACACCTATCCAGCATCCTgaggccccgcccccacccctcctAAGCAGGGAGCATTCTGACACAGTGTGACTGTAGTGGGAGGAGGAATGGGATTGCTATGAGAGAGGGCCTTTACTTTGccaaagaagaaactgagggtcTGAGAGGCTCAGTAACCTGCCCAGGTTCCTGCAGCAAGCCAACGACGCCAGTTTCAGGCAGCTTACCTACAACACTCACTTGGTTGGTGACTGTTTCACTACGGGATGTGGACACACTGTGTCCTAATGTCCATTCTGGCTGGTTGTGCAGCCTCTCTGGTTCACCTTTCAGAGGCCCGGTGTTCTCATAGGTGAAAGGGGCTGAACAGTTCCTGCTTTCATTTCACCTGCAATCCCCTGCTTCTTCCACATCTGACCTGACCTTGTCTGAGAGAGGATACCCAGGACCTCCTTCGCTGCTTCTCCCAGTTCTTGTTGAGACTTCCAGCACCTAAATCTGGAGAGGGCAGCTTCCAATCTGGGGCTCCAGGTTTTAAGAACCTGTGGATGGGAGAGTGAGGTGCTTGCACACTGTGAAGGAGAGCTTGAGGCTCTGTAGCTCCATGGATGGAAGGGTCTTGCAGATTCCAAGGTCTGGGGACAGGTGGATGGTCAGGGGAGGCATCCAAGCACTACACAGAATCTATTGACATGAATCAGGGAGTTGCCAACTAGAACTGCTTCCAGGCTGGGAGGCATTCAGGCTTGGGGAGTCATGAAGGAATGAAGGGGTCCAAGGACATCCTCAGGCATGAATTACAGGGGCAGAGCCCCAGGATGCTGGATAGGTGTGCACTGAGAGAGCTGACACTAGCAGGGCCAGAATTCCAGGAGCAGGAGCAAggactggggctcagagagtAGTGCTTGTGTCACCAAGGCtgctggcagggctgggggtgtagagAGGATGCAGACATGAGGGAGGAACTCCAGCCACTGCATTGTCTGGCACCTCAATGTACCCTTCTGGAAAGTGGGGGTGATGAGATATGCATGGTAAGATTGTCAAGAGAGTTACGAACAAAGCTTCCAAATTGCTGGTGTTGTGCCCAGCCAAGCTATTTGGTAGCAGTGTTGGTGCTTATCTTTGATATTGATTACAATCACACTGTGGGGGAGCAAACCCCTGCTTAGTTCTGCTCCATTGTGGATTCAAACCAATGCCCCTCTTGGCCTCGTCAATTTATGACACAACCCAAATtacccagccaggtgcagtgggtcacgcctgtaatcccagcacttcaggaggccaaggtgggtggatcacttggggccaggagtttgagaccagcctggccaacatgacaaaagcctgtctctactaaaactacaaaaattagccaggcgtggtggtgggtgcctgtggtcccagctacttgggaggctgaagcatgagaattgcttgaacccaggaggcagaggttgcagtgagctgagattgcaccactgcactccaggctgggtgagagagtgaaacTAAAACTAATAATGaggcaggtgtggtgactcatgcctgtaatcccagcactttgggaggcagaagagggcagatcagtaggtcaggagtttgagaccagcctggccaacatggtgaaacctcgtctctactaaaaatacaaaaattagctgggtgtagtggtgagtgcctgtaataccagctatttgggagaccgaggcaggagaatcacttgaaactgggaggtgcaagttgcagtgagccgagatcatgccactgcactccatctgaaaacaaaacaaaacaaaacaaaacaaaacaaaacaaaacaacaacaaaaaaacataataatagctaggcacggtggctcacacttgtaatcccagcactttgggaggcagaggcagggggatcacctgaagtcaggagttcgaaaccagcctggccaatgtggtaaaaccccatttctactaataatacaaaaattagctgagtggggtggtgaatgcctgtaatcccagctactcggaggttgaggcgggagaatcatttgaactcaggaggtggaggttgcagtgagccaagatcatgccactgcactccagcttgggtgacaagagcaaaactccatctccaaaataataataatgataataataatagttaaaaaataaaccaattacCCCTTTTAGCCTCACCTCATTCAAGGATTAAGTCATTTTCTCTCACAGCCTCACcctatttattaatttaacaaaagcttatatttatttgtttattagagacaaagtctcgctacgttggctaggctagtctcaaaattcTGGCCTTAGTGATCTtcttaccttggccttccaaagtgctgggattacaggcataaatcaccatgcccagcatattttgagaatttatattttatttttttagagacagggtcttgctctgtcactgaaggtagagtgcaatggcatgatcatagctcattgtaacctcaaagtCTTgtgctcaagtgaccctccttgcctcagcctcccaagtagctgggactgaaggtgcatgccaccatgcccagctaatttaagtTTTTAAGCGGTTGAGATACAACTGACTTGAATTTGATAGGTTTTGAATATGTTTACATCAGTGAAACTATCACTATGGTGAAAATActaaacaggctgggtgtggtggctcacctctgtaatcccagcacattgggaggctgaggtgggagtatttttaaattttatttatttatatattttttaaagacggggtttcaccatgttggtcaggctggtcttgaactcccaacctcaggtgatccaccggccttggcctccaaagtgcttggattacaggcttgagccactacgcccggccatTGGGAGTATTTTTTGaagctaggagtttaagaccagcctggacaacatagtgagacacccccCCTCCCCGACCCTTGTctttacagaaatgtaaaaaatttccagggcgtggtggcacatatttgtagtcctatctactcgggaggatcccttgagcacaggagtttgaggttacaatgagctatgtttgtgccactgcaatccagccttcGTGACAAAATATGAccctgtcacttaaaaaaaaatagtgctcaGGAGttgttgaaaaaagaaagaaaaaggaaaagaagaaatactgaGCATAACCATTTCTGCCAAAAGTTTTCTCCTGacctttgtattttctctttcctgaccTTTTGGCCCCCTCCCCCCAGGCAACCACTTATCCACTTTCTGTCACTGTACATCAGTTTGCATTTTATTaggtttttatataaatgaaatcatgcagcATGTGCTTTTTTGGAGAGTGGGTGTGGCTTCTTTTaccataattatttttgagatctaTCCAAATCCTTCATTGGTTTTTACTGCTGAGTTGTATTTCCCTGTATGAATATACCATAGTTTGTTAATTCATTCACctatttgtttctttcaaaattgttttctttttaagaaatgaggtcaagccgggcgtggtggcgcaagcctgtaatcccagcactttgggaggccgaggtgggtggatcacgaggtcaagagatcgagaccatcctggtcaacatggtgaaaccccgtctctactaaaaatacaaaaaatttgctgggcatggtggcccgtgtctgtaataccagctactcaggaggctgaggttacggtgagccaagatcgcgccgttgcactccagcctgggtaacaagagcgaaacaccgtctcaaaaaaaaaaaaaaaaaagaaatgaggtcttcttttatcttttcttttcttttcttttttttctttaaagacggggtctcgctatgttgcccaggctggagtacagtggctattcacaggctcgatcccactactgatcagcacgggagttttgacctgctccgtttttgacctgggccagttcatccctccttaggcaacctgatggtcccccactcccaggaggtcaccatattgatgcagaacttagtgtggacaccagatcagcatagtgcactacagcccagaactcctgggctcaagcgatcctcccacctcagcctcccgagtaggtgggactacaggcacctgccactgcgcctggcaagaaatggggtctcattatgttgcctaggctggtcttgaactcctgggctcaagtaatcctcctgcctccaccttcaccctcccaaagggctaggattagtgtcattagcattttttaaatagagaaaatgttCCTATGTTTTCACAATAGAGACAATGTTTTACTAtgatgcccaggttggtctccaactcctgagctcaagcgatcctcccacctccgcctcccaaagtgctgtgattataggcatgagccactgggcctggcctggcctcattcaacaattttttttttttttttttttgagatggagtttcgcgttgtcgcctgggctggagtgtggggtggcttgatcttggctcactacaacctccacctcccagattcaagcaattctcccgcctcagcctcccgagtaggtgggattacaggcacccgccactacaccaagctaattttgttttgtatttttagtagagacagggtttcactatgtttgccaggctggtctcgaatgcctgatctcgtgatctgtcttcctctgcctcccaaagtgctgggattacaggcctgagccactatgcctggccttattcaactgtttttttttttttttttttttttttttgagaaggagtttcgctcttgttacccaggctggagtgcaatggctcaatctcggctcaccgcaacctccgcctcctgggttcaggcaattctcctgcctcagcctcctgagtagctgggattacaggcacacgccaccatgcccaactaatttttttttgtatttttagtagagacagggtttcaccatgttgaccaggatggtctcgatctcttgacctcgtgatccacccgcctcggcctcccaaagtgctgggattacaggcttgagccaccgtgcccggccccttatTCAActgttaatgggcatttgggttatttccagtttttggatATTAACAAATATTATGGACTGGATTGTGTccacccataaatatatatgttaaagccctaacctccaatgtgactGTATCTGAAGATAGCTTCTTTAGGAGGAAATTAAGGCAAAATGAGGTCATTAAGGTGAAGCCCTAATCAGCTAGGACTGTAAccttataagaaagaaaagagagcgATCTCTGCCTCTGTGTGTCTCGCTCTCTCACCCCTTTACTctccttcattctctttttttttttttttgacggagttttgctcttgttacccaggctggagtgcaatggctcaatcttggctcaccgaaacctctgcctcctgggttcaagcaattctcctgcctcagcctcccaagtagctgggactacaggcgtgcgccactatgcgcagctaattttttgtatttttagtagagacggggtttcaccatgttgaccaggatggtctcaatctcttgacctcgtgattcacccgcctcggcctcccaacgtgctgggattacaggcgtgagccaccgcgcctggcctcctttattctcttaattccatgtgaggacacagaaattTGGCATCTGCAAGCCAAAAGGAGAGACCTCACCAGGAACCAAATTGGctgccaccttgatcttggattttctagcttccagaactgtgagaaacatcTTGTTTAGGCCACCTAGTCTAcgatattttgttacagtagtTCTAAATGAATAAGACAAGAAATGAAACTGGCTATGAACATTTGTAAGACAAGGCTGTATAGATGTATGCTTTCTTTCAGATAAAGACTCAGGAGTGGAATGGTTGGCTCATATGTAcacttacatttaattttttttttttttttttttttttaagacagagtttcgatcttgttgcccaggctggagtgcagtggtgagatcttggctcactacaacctctgcctcctggattcaagtgattctcctgcctcagcctcctgagtagctgggattactggtacatgccaccacacctggctaattttgtatttttagtaaacacgggttttctccacgttggtcaggctggtctcgaactcctgacctcaggtgatcccccagccttggcctcccaaagcactggggttataggcatgagtcgctgtgcctggccatgtatgtttaatttttttttttttttaagatgggtttcaccatgttggtcaggctggtcttcaacttccgacctcaggtgatccacctgccttggcctccaaagtgcttggattacaggcgtgagctaccacgcccggccacgtttttttttttttttttttaagacggagtttcgctcttgttacccaggctggagtgcaatggcgcgatctcggctcaccgcaacctccgcctcccgggttcaggcaattctcctgcctcagcctcctgagtagctgggattacaggcacgcgccaccatgcccagctacttttttgtatttttagtagagacggggtttcaccatgttgaccaggttggtctcgatctctcgacctcatgatccacccgcctcggcctcccaaagtgctgggattacaggcttgagccaccgcgcccggccgctgcgtttaacttttttttttttttttttttttttttttttgagacggagtttcgctcttgttacccaggctggagtgcaatggctcaatctcggctcaccgcaacctccgcctcctgggttcaggcaattctcctgcctcagcctcctgagtagctgggattacaggcacgcgccaccatgcccagctaattttttgtatttttttttttagtagagacggggtttcaccatgttgaccaggatggtcttgatctctcgacctcgtgatccacccgcctcggcctcccaaagtgctgggattacaggcttgagccaccgcgcccggcgcgtttaacttttaaaacactacgaaactgttttctaaagttgcaacatcattttacatttccactggTGGTATAGGAGTTCCATTTCCTCCATATCTTCAGCAACAGTTGGTATGGTCTGATTTTAAATTCTAACTAGGACCTTTAGTTGACAGAGCGCGGAGCCTACAGCAGCCTGAGGCCAAGCACTCCTGCTGGCTCCCACAGCCTGGCCTCCTTGCTGGCCGCCAGGTAGGTCACCGCTCGGGTCCAGGAGCTAGGCACGGGACCAGCCAGCGTCAGCCTCCAGGGCCTGGGCAGACCGCCAGGCGAGCGCGCCGCAGCGCTCAAAACTCGTCGCTGGCTGCCCTGCGTCTACTCGGCGGCTACTGGCTATGGAGCCGCGCACAGGGGGCGCCGCGGACCCTAAGGGGAGCAGAGGAGGTACAGGGATTGGGGGTGTTGGGGAAGGACAGGTTGAGTTGCTGCCACCCTCTTCCGGCCTGTCCgctccacatttttttcttctgacaggTGGTAAACAGAGCTGCTCTGGCGCCCAAGTGGCGCTGGCAGGGGGCAGGGGCCCAGCGATGGAGGCTGGACTTGAGGTCCCCTATACACCCCCACACCCGAGCGAAAGGGCCGCGTACCAGAGCAAGGGAGGGGCTCTCAGGAGTCTCCAGGGAGATGTGCAGATGTGCGGGGCGGGGTCTGTCCGTGGTCACTGGGGACACCTGAGCTCTCAGGGTCTGTAGTGAGCTGAGGGTAGGGGAGCTGGGGTCCCTGGGGACCTGTGGAGGGGGAATCTGGAGGTACATGGGTCATGGGGGAAGGGGCCTTCTGAGGAAATTCATGGGGATAGCAGAGGTTGCCTAGGATACCTAGAGTGGAAATTGGGGGACCCAGGGCTACGGGGTCAGGTCATGTTCTCCTAGAATATCTGGGGGAAACGGGGTCCCCGGAGATATCGTGGGCGAAGAGTTGGGCGTCCAGGGTGATTAGGGGGCAGTCGAGGACTTCACAGGGTGTTAAGAGGTGTCCAAGACTATTACAGTCAAAGAGCAATCTCCAGGGACACCGTGAGGGCAGGCGGGGGTGCACCGGCTACCCGCGATGGTCTGGGATCgggtgaggggagggacagcggcgaCCTCCGGAACTATTGAGGGAGTGGCCAGGGATCCCCGGGTATCCTGAGGGCGTGGGGGTGGGCCGAGGCCGAAGGTTGACGTTGACCTGTCCCCTTCTCCCGCCCAGGCCGCGGAACCTCTCAGCCGGCGGGCCCCAGCGCGCGACAGCTCCTGGCGCGGCTGGACGCGCGCCCCCTGGCGGCGCGAGCTGCGGGCGACGTGGCGGCGCTGGTACGCAGGGCAGGTGCCACATTGCGCCTGCGTCCCAAGGAGGGTGCGTGAAGGGGCGGGGCCTCCCCGGGGGGCAGGTTCGGAGAGGAGCTGGGTTCAGAGGGTCAGGCCCTGGGGATCAGCAGCTACTGCCCTGTCTTGGGTGGAGCCAAGGGGTGCGATTTGGAGGGGCGGGGCTCGGAGGCTGCTTCGAGTGGGCGGAGCCTTGGGGTTATCCTAAAATAGTCCGTGACGGTTATCGCAGTAGGCGAGGGCCAGATCAGTTGAGAGTGCGGGACTGTCTTCTGAAGTCTAGGaggagtaaaaaaaaagaaagaaagaaaaagaaaaaaaaaaaagtgagaatgcGGGGCTGGATCCCTGTTCTGGCCGATGAGGCTTCCAGGGTCATTTCCgaggaggtggggcctggagaGTGCTGGGGGCGGGCATGCAGCGGAGGGGCAGGCCTAAAATGTGAGTCACGGGGGTGGAGCCTATAGGCCCATAGGGGCGGGGCTTGAGATGTCAGGAATGGGATGAGGGTTAGAGGCTAATCAGAGGGTGTGCTCTGGAAGGTTTGGGAGCCAAATTTTGGAGTAGCACCCTTCAGGGTGGGCCGAATGGTGTTATTTGAGGGATGTGTTCTGCGTGTTATTAGAGGGAGATAGGAAGGCCTGGAAGATTATTCACATGGGTGAGCCCAGGATTGTTTGTTAAGAAGGTGGGGTCCGAACAGTTATTTGTTTGGGCTGAGAGCCTTTAAAAGATTACTTGAGGGGATGGTGCCTAGTGAAATGGTGGGCCAGTTTGTAAATGAGGTGCAGGGGCTAGGCAAATAGATGAGGTTAGAATGCTAACTCAGGGAGCAGGTCCTAGGTAGTTTCCATGGCATGTCCCCCCACAGTCCTCTCCACCACTTTTATTCCCCAGCTGTTAGTGTGTTGGACTCTGCAGACATAGAGGTCACAGACAGTCGCCTGCCTCATGCCACTATTGTGGATCACCCGTCCCAGGTACCAACTCATCCTTCTATTAGAGGCCACCTGCCTCGGGGCAATCTATGTACACCTATGTCCTTTATTCCAGCACCGTCGGTTAGAGACATGTAACAAGCCTCCCCAAGTGATCCAGGGTAAGGCACGTAGTGCTCCAAAGCCCTCCCAGGCCTCTGGTCACTTCTCTGTGGAGCTGGTCCGCGGTCACGCAGGCTTTGGCCTCACCTTAGGTGGGGGCCGGGATGTGGTTGGGGATGCTCCGCTGTCCGTGCGCGGGCTGCTGAAGAATGGCCCGGCACAGCGCTGTGGTCGTTTGGAGGTGAGCCCTGAAGCCCCTTCCACTGGTAGGTGCTATCTCTCCATTTGTTGGGATGGTCTCCTTTTGCCTTTCCAACACTACTGACTTGCACTCTTGAAGGTCGGGGACCTCGTGCTTCACATCAATGGAGAGTCAACGCAGGGCCTCACCCATGCCCAGGCTGTGGAGCGGATCCGAGCTGGAGGCCCCCAGCTCCACCTGGTGCTTCATCGGCCTCTAGAGACCCACCCTGGCAAGCCTCAAGGGGTGGGAGAGCCCCAAAAAGGAGTTGGTGGGTTTCCCAGGGAAGAGAAGTCAGAGATCagtgaggagaagggagaggttCACAGAGTGGAGAGGCTGAGATTCTGGGTAGGAAGGGTTTGGTGGTCTCTGTGGGGAGAGTATGCAAGAGGTCATGGTATTCTCACAAGTAGGAGCAGGGAGGGTCCCAGGGTCCCAGGATAGGAATAAAGTAGGGGCAGGGAGGGGTGTCAGTCCCAAGGATAGGGATTTCAGAGGATGGGCTTTCCAGGTACtgtggagagagaagggaaggggtcTGGGATAAAAGCAAGTGTTTGGAAGGAAGGGTCTTAGTTCTTAGAGGGGAAGGCAGAGTGGATCTTACCGGGGAGGAAATGGGAAGGAGATCCAGAGGGTATCGGGTCTAGTTCTGAAGAACAGAGTCTGTGATTTGGGAGTCAAGGGAGGTGGGATGAGAGGAGAGAGTAGGGGATCCTAGATGAGAGGGGCTTGATTTCCTTTGGAGACTGTAGGAAATGATTTCTGAGGGGCATGTTCTGGATCCAGGAGGGGAGGGGTCTCGGGAAAGGAGGTGTTAGGGTTGTGAGGGGCGGTGCTGGCCCCAGAAGGCCTCGAGAGGAGATTTTTCTAAGGGCCAAGTTCTCCGTCTCCCACAGCCTTTGGGTTATTCTGTCCACCCTCGGCCAAAAGCCCTGATTTCCCTTCCCTACTTCACCACCCAATCTAACCCGTAGTCCCGCCATTGCCAGATCGCAGCCCAGATCCTGGAGGGCCGGAGGCGATGGGGTCTCGCAGCAGCAGCACTTCCCCAGTTCAGCACCTTCCATCCCGGACGACACTCAAGAAGACCCGGGGCAGCCCGGAGCCTAGACCAGAGGCAGCCGCCGGTGGCCCCAAGGTTTCTCCTCCTGAGCGCCTCACTGAGGATCCCAACGATCAGACCCCTGGTTCCCCGGGTCCCTGGCTAGTGCCCAGCGAGGAACGGCTCTTGCGCACCCTAGGGGTCCGGGGGGCAGCGCAGCTCGCTCAGGAGAAGGCAGCCGGAAGGCGGAGGCACTGAGCCTACCTGTGGCGGCTCGGGGCTCACTAGTTACCGCCCAACCTGGATCCGGCGCGTGTGGCCGCCCCGCTCTTGTCACCTCCCCAGAGCTTCCACTTGGTCTGGTCCCCCCTCCCGCTCCGCAGTGGCTCTGCCCGCACTCCCCTCTCAGCGTCAGTGGTACAACCCTTCCAGCCCGGCCAGCCTGAACTTCTGGTTCTGGGGCGggcgggggtgtgtgtgtgtaataaaatGGTTCGACCCGGTCTTGGCTTGCCAGGTGCTCGAGGCGGGGTAGGGCTGCTCAGAGCAGTCTGTAAAGGAGCGAGTGGGTCGATCCTGTTTAGAGTAATCGCTGACGTGCTTCGTGCAGCTGGTCTCCTGCTTGCACACAGATCTTTGCTTCTGCCTGCCGGTTCTCAGCCCGGCGTGCTTTCTccccattctttttctctttaccgTCTCCTGCTCCTctccttattcat from Saimiri boliviensis isolate mSaiBol1 chromosome X, mSaiBol1.pri, whole genome shotgun sequence includes the following:
- the MAGIX gene encoding PDZ domain-containing protein MAGIX isoform X2 — protein: MEPRTGGAADPKGSRGGRGTSQPAGPSARQLLARLDARPLAARAAGDVAALVRRAGATLRLRPKEAVSVLDSADIEVTDSRLPHATIVDHPSQHRRLETCNKPPQVIQGKARSAPKPSQASGHFSVELVRGHAGFGLTLGGGRDVVGDAPLSVRGLLKNGPAQRCGRLEVGDLVLHINGESTQGLTHAQAVERIRAGGPQLHLVLHRPLETHPDRSPDPGGPEAMGSRSSSTSPVQHLPSRTTLKKTRGSPEPRPEAAAGGPKVSPPERLTEDPNDQTPGSPGPWLVPSEERLLRTLGVRGAAQLAQEKAAGRRRH
- the MAGIX gene encoding PDZ domain-containing protein MAGIX isoform X1 is translated as MEPRTGGAADPKGSRGGRGTSQPAGPSARQLLARLDARPLAARAAGDVAALVRRAGATLRLRPKEAVSVLDSADIEVTDSRLPHATIVDHPSQHRRLETCNKPPQVIQGKARSAPKPSQASGHFSVELVRGHAGFGLTLGGGRDVVGDAPLSVRGLLKNGPAQRCGRLEVGDLVLHINGESTQGLTHAQAVERIRAGGPQLHLVLHRPLETHPGKPQGVGEPQKGVDRSPDPGGPEAMGSRSSSTSPVQHLPSRTTLKKTRGSPEPRPEAAAGGPKVSPPERLTEDPNDQTPGSPGPWLVPSEERLLRTLGVRGAAQLAQEKAAGRRRH
- the MAGIX gene encoding PDZ domain-containing protein MAGIX isoform X4, with the protein product MEPRTGGAADPKGSRGGRGTSQPAGPSARQLLARLDARPLAARAAGDVAALVRRAGATLRLRPKEAVSVLDSADIEVTDSRLPHATIVDHPSQVGDLVLHINGESTQGLTHAQAVERIRAGGPQLHLVLHRPLETHPGKPQGVGEPQKGVDRSPDPGGPEAMGSRSSSTSPVQHLPSRTTLKKTRGSPEPRPEAAAGGPKVSPPERLTEDPNDQTPGSPGPWLVPSEERLLRTLGVRGAAQLAQEKAAGRRRH
- the MAGIX gene encoding PDZ domain-containing protein MAGIX isoform X3 — translated: MPLLWITRPRYQLILLLEATCLGAIYVHLCPLFQHRRLETCNKPPQVIQGKARSAPKPSQASGHFSVELVRGHAGFGLTLGGGRDVVGDAPLSVRGLLKNGPAQRCGRLEVGDLVLHINGESTQGLTHAQAVERIRAGGPQLHLVLHRPLETHPGKPQGVGEPQKGVDRSPDPGGPEAMGSRSSSTSPVQHLPSRTTLKKTRGSPEPRPEAAAGGPKVSPPERLTEDPNDQTPGSPGPWLVPSEERLLRTLGVRGAAQLAQEKAAGRRRH